In the Acidovorax sp. A79 genome, one interval contains:
- the cysE gene encoding serine O-acetyltransferase, whose amino-acid sequence MLARLRSDIQCILDRDPAARSTWEVITCYPGLHAIWLHRPAHWCWHHGLKWFGRFISHFARWFTGIEIHPGARIGERVFFDHAMGVVVGETAEIGDGCTIYQGVTLGGTSLYKGAKRHPTLGKDVVVSAGAKVLGGFEVGDGAKIGSNAVVIKPVPPGATAVGIPARIIPSKAGESADVTEPQQARKFTAYGITQEDDPLSQAMRGLIDNASSQEHQIALLWQAIEKLSANPQNKDCVPCDAALKEQFEAGKLNELVGK is encoded by the coding sequence ATGCTCGCCCGCCTGCGCTCCGATATCCAGTGCATCCTCGACCGCGATCCTGCCGCGCGCAGCACGTGGGAGGTGATCACCTGTTATCCGGGCCTGCACGCGATCTGGCTGCACCGGCCGGCGCACTGGTGCTGGCACCACGGCCTGAAATGGTTCGGGCGCTTCATCTCGCACTTCGCGCGCTGGTTCACGGGCATCGAGATCCATCCCGGCGCCAGGATCGGCGAGCGCGTGTTCTTCGACCACGCCATGGGCGTGGTGGTGGGCGAGACCGCCGAGATCGGCGACGGCTGCACCATCTACCAGGGCGTCACGCTGGGCGGCACCTCTCTCTACAAGGGCGCCAAGCGCCATCCCACGCTGGGCAAGGACGTGGTGGTGAGCGCGGGGGCCAAGGTGCTCGGCGGCTTCGAGGTGGGTGACGGCGCCAAGATCGGCAGCAACGCCGTGGTCATCAAGCCGGTGCCCCCGGGCGCCACGGCGGTGGGCATCCCGGCGCGCATCATTCCGTCCAAGGCGGGCGAAAGCGCCGACGTGACCGAACCCCAGCAGGCCCGCAAGTTCACGGCCTATGGCATCACGCAGGAGGACGACCCCCTCTCGCAGGCCATGCGCGGGCTGATCGACAACGCCTCGTCGCAGGAGCACCAGATCGCGCTGCTGTGGCAGGCCATCGAGAAACTGTCCGCCAACCCGCAGAACAAGGACTGCGTGCCGTGTGATGCGGCGCTCAAGGAGCAGTTCGAGGCGGGCAAGCTCAACGAGCTGGTGGGCAAGTAG
- the mog gene encoding molybdopterin adenylyltransferase: MSEARHDPVKVGIVSISDRASSGVYEDKGLPALQDWLTRALLNPIAFESRLIPDEQDGISAALIELVNAGCCLVLTTGGTGPAPRDVTPEATLAVAHKEMPGFGEQMRQISLKFVPTAILSRQVAVVRDQSLIINLPGQPKAIAETLEGLKDADGKQIVPGIFAAVPYCVDLIGGPYLETRDEVCKAFRPKNAVRAPRPA, encoded by the coding sequence ATGAGTGAGGCCCGACACGACCCGGTGAAGGTCGGCATCGTCTCCATCAGCGACCGCGCCAGCTCCGGGGTCTATGAAGACAAGGGCCTGCCCGCGCTGCAGGACTGGCTCACGCGCGCCCTGCTCAACCCCATCGCCTTTGAATCGCGCCTGATCCCCGACGAGCAGGACGGCATCAGCGCCGCGCTGATCGAGCTGGTCAACGCAGGCTGTTGCCTGGTGCTGACCACCGGCGGCACCGGCCCCGCCCCGCGCGACGTGACGCCCGAGGCCACGCTGGCCGTGGCGCACAAGGAGATGCCGGGCTTTGGCGAGCAGATGCGCCAGATCAGCCTGAAGTTCGTGCCCACCGCCATCCTGTCGCGCCAGGTGGCCGTGGTGCGCGACCAGAGCCTCATCATCAACCTGCCCGGCCAGCCCAAGGCGATTGCCGAGACGCTGGAAGGCCTGAAGGACGCCGACGGCAAGCAGATCGTGCCCGGCATCTTTGCCGCCGTGCCGTACTGCGTGGACCTGATTGGCGGCCCGTATCTGGAAACGCGCGACGAAGTCTGCAAGGCGTTCCGGCCCAAGAACGCGGTGCGAGCGCCTCGCCCGGCCTGA
- the yjgA gene encoding ribosome biogenesis factor YjgA, with the protein MSRKPKKGYFVRGQFVAEGSEMDIQLKAELKGTPDASRTDLKRESDELQELGKELLTLRADLFDAVGLPDKLVDALAEAKRITNFEGKRRQMQYVGKIMRKLEPELVQAARQALQEQHKGSATEKMQLHLAEHWRDRLIADDEALAPWMAEHPGTDTQQLRALIRQARKDAPPADKAAVSQGLAPRKGRAYRELFQLVREHLGGTGTDDASGIDEDDGDE; encoded by the coding sequence ATGTCACGCAAACCCAAAAAAGGCTACTTTGTGCGAGGCCAGTTCGTTGCCGAAGGCAGCGAAATGGACATTCAGCTCAAGGCCGAACTCAAAGGCACGCCCGATGCCAGCCGCACCGACCTCAAGCGCGAAAGCGACGAACTGCAGGAGCTGGGCAAGGAACTGCTGACGCTGCGCGCCGACCTGTTCGACGCCGTGGGCTTGCCCGACAAGCTGGTGGACGCACTGGCCGAGGCCAAGCGCATCACCAATTTCGAGGGCAAGCGCCGCCAGATGCAGTACGTGGGAAAGATCATGCGCAAGCTCGAACCCGAGCTGGTGCAGGCGGCCCGCCAGGCGCTGCAGGAGCAGCACAAGGGCTCGGCCACCGAAAAGATGCAGCTGCACCTGGCCGAACACTGGCGCGACCGCCTGATCGCCGACGACGAGGCGCTGGCCCCCTGGATGGCCGAACACCCCGGCACCGACACCCAGCAGCTGCGCGCGCTGATCCGCCAGGCGCGCAAGGATGCGCCTCCCGCCGACAAGGCCGCCGTGTCGCAAGGCCTGGCCCCACGCAAGGGCCGCGCCTACCGCGAACTGTTCCAGCTGGTGCGCGAGCACCTGGGCGGCACGGGCACGGATGATGCCAGCGGCATCGACGAGGACGACGGCGATGAGTGA
- the pmbA gene encoding metalloprotease PmbA, with protein sequence MNKPSTRAARLQSAPPAAQAPATSRATPDSGFSYSRPFFEELVDRALAHAKKLGATDAGAEASEGCGLSVSVRKGELENVERNRDKSLGVTVYIGNRRGNASTSDFSSRAIEQTVQAAYDIARFTAEDPVAGLPDADDVAPADTHRDLDLFHPWALTSEEAAEIAKACEAAALKTHRRITNSEGAGVSAQQSHFFSAHTRGFRGGYASSRHSFSVAPIASLPGRNAEMQRDAWYSSMRDATELASPEAVGRYAAQRALSRLGSRKIPTTQCPVLFESTLAAGLLGGFVQAVSGGSLYRKSSFLLDSLGKMVFPKHIDILEDPFILRGKGSSPFDEEGVRVAPRKVVQGGRVQGYFLSSYSARKLGMKTTGNAGGSHNLVMTSRLTQASDNLDAMLQKLGTGLFVVELMGQGVNYVTGDYSRGASGFWVENGKIAYPVHEITIAGNLKDMLKGIEAVGADAYNYGAKTVGSILVNRMKVAGS encoded by the coding sequence ATGAATAAACCCTCCACCCGCGCCGCGCGCCTCCAAAGCGCCCCGCCCGCCGCGCAAGCCCCTGCCACTTCCCGCGCCACCCCTGACAGCGGTTTCAGCTACAGCCGCCCCTTCTTCGAGGAACTGGTCGACCGCGCCCTGGCCCATGCCAAAAAGCTCGGCGCCACCGACGCGGGCGCCGAGGCGTCCGAGGGCTGCGGCCTGTCGGTCAGCGTGCGCAAGGGCGAACTGGAGAACGTGGAGCGCAACCGCGACAAGTCGCTGGGCGTGACGGTCTACATCGGCAACCGCCGCGGCAACGCCAGCACATCCGATTTCTCCAGCAGGGCGATCGAGCAGACCGTGCAGGCCGCGTATGACATCGCCCGCTTCACGGCCGAAGACCCCGTGGCGGGTTTGCCCGATGCCGACGACGTCGCCCCCGCGGACACACACCGCGACCTGGACCTGTTCCACCCCTGGGCCCTCACGAGCGAAGAGGCCGCTGAAATCGCCAAGGCCTGCGAGGCCGCCGCGCTCAAGACCCACCGCCGCATCACCAACAGCGAAGGCGCGGGCGTGTCGGCGCAGCAAAGCCATTTCTTCAGCGCCCACACACGCGGCTTTCGCGGCGGCTATGCCAGCTCGCGCCACAGCTTCTCGGTGGCGCCCATCGCCTCGCTGCCCGGCCGCAACGCAGAGATGCAGCGCGACGCCTGGTACAGCTCCATGCGCGACGCCACCGAACTGGCCTCGCCCGAGGCCGTGGGCCGGTACGCCGCGCAGCGCGCATTGAGCCGTCTCGGGTCACGCAAGATCCCCACCACCCAATGCCCCGTGCTGTTCGAATCCACCCTGGCCGCTGGCCTGCTGGGCGGCTTCGTGCAGGCCGTGAGCGGCGGCTCGCTGTACCGCAAGAGCAGCTTCCTGCTCGACTCGTTGGGCAAGATGGTGTTTCCCAAGCACATCGACATTCTGGAAGATCCCTTCATCCTGCGCGGCAAGGGCAGCTCGCCGTTCGACGAGGAGGGCGTGCGCGTGGCGCCGCGCAAGGTGGTGCAGGGCGGGCGCGTGCAGGGCTATTTCCTGTCCAGCTACTCGGCGCGCAAGCTGGGCATGAAGACCACGGGCAACGCGGGCGGCTCGCACAACCTGGTGATGACATCGCGCCTCACCCAGGCCAGCGACAACCTGGACGCCATGCTGCAGAAGCTGGGCACGGGCCTCTTCGTGGTCGAGCTCATGGGCCAGGGCGTGAACTACGTGACGGGCGACTACTCGCGCGGTGCGAGCGGTTTCTGGGTCGAGAACGGCAAGATTGCCTACCCCGTGCACGAGATCACCATCGCGGGCAACCTCAAGGACATGCTCAAGGGCATCGAGGCCGTGGGCGCCGATGCCTACAACTATGGCGCCAAGACCGTGGGCTCCATCCTCGTGAACCGCATGAAGGTCGCAGGCAGCTGA
- a CDS encoding saccharopine dehydrogenase NADP-binding domain-containing protein: MHSPLQSIAVYGATGHTGQFVVREARLRGLPVVAVGRSAARLGALFPSGVACRVAGLDDPGALGQAFAGCAVVINCAGPFLDTAPPVARAALRAGCHYIDVTAEQPSAQASFADLDAPARAAGRVVMPAAGFYGGLADLLASALASAGRIDEITVAMGLDRWWPTAGTRETGERNKAPRQVVQGGALVPLVPSSDVPDWTFAPPLGTYPMVELPFSETITLAHHLRADTIRSFLNRSALADIRDAATPPPTAVDGSGRSAQRFELAVRLVQNGQARTAGVRGQDIYAVTAPLVIEAAQRLMAPSFQRSGALALGQAVDPADTLRSLHGRALEVFGDALPR, translated from the coding sequence ATGCATTCCCCTCTCCAGTCCATCGCCGTCTATGGCGCCACGGGCCACACCGGCCAGTTTGTCGTTCGCGAGGCCCGGCTGCGCGGCCTGCCCGTGGTGGCGGTGGGGCGCAGTGCCGCCCGGCTTGGCGCGTTGTTTCCCTCCGGCGTCGCCTGCCGCGTGGCGGGCCTGGACGACCCCGGCGCGCTCGGGCAGGCCTTCGCGGGCTGCGCGGTGGTCATCAATTGCGCGGGTCCTTTCCTCGATACCGCGCCCCCGGTGGCGCGGGCCGCGCTGCGGGCCGGCTGCCACTACATCGACGTCACGGCGGAGCAGCCCAGCGCGCAGGCGAGCTTTGCCGACCTGGATGCGCCAGCGCGGGCCGCCGGGCGGGTGGTGATGCCGGCCGCCGGCTTCTATGGAGGGCTGGCCGATCTGCTGGCCAGCGCGCTGGCCTCGGCGGGGCGCATTGACGAGATCACGGTGGCCATGGGGCTGGACCGCTGGTGGCCCACCGCGGGCACCCGCGAGACGGGCGAGCGCAACAAGGCGCCGCGCCAGGTGGTCCAGGGCGGTGCCCTGGTGCCCCTGGTCCCGTCGTCCGATGTGCCGGACTGGACCTTCGCGCCGCCGCTCGGGACGTATCCGATGGTGGAGCTGCCGTTCAGCGAAACGATCACGCTCGCGCACCATCTGCGGGCCGACACGATCCGTTCGTTCCTGAACCGCTCGGCGCTCGCGGACATCCGCGATGCGGCGACGCCGCCGCCCACGGCGGTGGACGGCAGCGGCCGGTCGGCGCAGCGCTTCGAGCTGGCGGTGCGGCTTGTGCAGAACGGGCAGGCCCGCACGGCGGGCGTGCGCGGGCAGGACATCTATGCCGTGACGGCGCCCCTGGTGATCGAGGCGGCGCAGCGCCTGATGGCACCGTCGTTCCAGCGCAGTGGGGCACTGGCCCTGGGGCAGGCCGTGGACCCCGCGGACACGCTGCGCTCGCTGCACGGCCGGGCCCTGGAGGTCTTCGGCGACGCGCTGCCGCGCTGA
- a CDS encoding aldolase/citrate lyase family protein, producing the protein MPAHNPFKAALAGRHPQIGLWLSMAAPYLAEAAATCGYDWLLIDGEHAPNDVRSTLAALQSVAAHASQPVVRVVEGSTALIKQMLDIGATTLLVPMVDTAEQARGIVAATRYPPLGIRGVGSAVGRASQWSARTDYLNIADDEVCLLVQAETTTALANLGAICAVDGVHGVFIGPADLAASMGHRGNPGHPEVQAAIEGAMRTIIASGKAAGTLTSDPTLAQRYLDLGCTFVAVGVDVLMFANAARRLRAHFGGSGPKAPPGGAAAAY; encoded by the coding sequence ATGCCCGCACACAACCCCTTCAAGGCCGCGCTCGCCGGCCGCCACCCGCAAATCGGCCTGTGGCTCTCCATGGCCGCCCCGTACCTGGCGGAAGCCGCCGCCACCTGTGGCTACGACTGGCTCTTGATCGACGGCGAGCACGCGCCCAATGACGTGCGCAGCACCCTGGCCGCGCTGCAGTCGGTGGCCGCCCACGCGTCGCAGCCGGTGGTGCGCGTGGTGGAAGGCAGCACGGCCCTGATCAAGCAGATGCTGGACATCGGCGCCACGACCCTGCTCGTGCCCATGGTGGACACCGCCGAACAGGCACGGGGCATCGTGGCGGCCACGCGCTACCCGCCGCTGGGCATCCGGGGCGTGGGCAGCGCCGTGGGCCGCGCGTCGCAGTGGAGCGCCCGCACCGACTACCTGAACATCGCGGACGACGAGGTGTGCCTGCTGGTGCAGGCCGAGACCACCACGGCGCTGGCCAACCTCGGCGCCATCTGCGCCGTGGACGGCGTGCATGGCGTGTTCATCGGCCCGGCCGACCTCGCCGCCTCCATGGGCCACCGGGGCAATCCCGGCCACCCCGAGGTGCAGGCGGCCATCGAAGGCGCCATGCGGACCATCATCGCCAGCGGCAAGGCCGCGGGCACCCTCACCTCCGACCCCACGCTGGCGCAGCGCTACCTCGACCTGGGCTGCACCTTCGTGGCCGTGGGCGTGGATGTGCTGATGTTCGCCAACGCGGCACGCAGGCTGCGGGCCCACTTCGGCGGCAGCGGGCCGAAGGCGCCGCCCGGCGGCGCGGCGGCCGCCTATTGA
- a CDS encoding NAD-dependent succinate-semialdehyde dehydrogenase, protein MPLTLTRPALIRSANFIGGEWTVATGARLDVTDPATGDTIACVPDSGAGDALAALDAAHAAFPAWRKLPAKQRAAIIKHWNDLVLAHQDDLGKLISREQGKPLAEGKGEVAYAASYIEWFAEEATRMNGEVIPAPVPGRRMFALREPVGVVAAITPWNFPAAMIARKIAPALAAGCTVVCKPAEDTPLTSLALVLLAHEAGVPPGVLNIVTASREKTPEVVDVWLDDSRVRKITFTGSTPVGKHLARRSAETLKKLSLELGGNAPFIVFEDADVGAAVDGFMAAKFRNGGQTCVCPNRVFVQRRVFEAFAHQLAARVAALQVGPASDPASQIGPMINGRAVQKIERHVNDAVAKGAKVLTGGRRLAELGATYYAPTVLAGADATMACACEETFGPVAPLTVFDTEEEVIAAANDTPFGLAAYFYSQDVRRIWRVADALETGIVGVNEGALAAEAAPFGGVKESGYGREGSTHGLDDYLHTKYVCQGGLD, encoded by the coding sequence ATGCCCCTGACCCTCACCCGCCCCGCGCTGATCCGCAGCGCCAACTTCATCGGTGGCGAATGGACCGTGGCCACCGGCGCCCGGCTTGACGTGACCGACCCCGCCACCGGCGACACCATCGCTTGCGTGCCGGACTCCGGCGCTGGCGATGCGCTGGCGGCCCTGGACGCGGCCCACGCCGCATTTCCCGCCTGGCGCAAGCTGCCCGCCAAGCAGCGCGCCGCCATCATCAAGCACTGGAACGACCTCGTGCTGGCCCACCAGGACGACCTGGGCAAGCTCATCTCGCGCGAGCAGGGCAAGCCCCTGGCCGAGGGCAAGGGCGAAGTGGCCTACGCCGCCAGCTACATCGAATGGTTCGCCGAAGAGGCCACGCGCATGAACGGCGAGGTCATCCCCGCGCCGGTGCCGGGCCGGCGCATGTTCGCCCTGCGCGAGCCCGTGGGCGTGGTGGCCGCCATCACGCCGTGGAACTTCCCGGCCGCGATGATCGCGCGCAAGATCGCCCCGGCCCTGGCCGCCGGCTGCACCGTGGTCTGCAAGCCCGCCGAGGACACGCCGCTGACCTCCCTGGCCCTGGTGCTGCTCGCGCACGAGGCCGGCGTGCCGCCGGGGGTGCTCAACATCGTCACCGCCTCGCGCGAGAAGACGCCCGAGGTGGTGGACGTGTGGCTCGACGACAGCCGCGTGCGCAAGATCACCTTCACGGGCTCCACCCCCGTGGGCAAGCACCTGGCGCGGCGCAGCGCGGAGACGCTCAAGAAACTCTCTCTCGAACTCGGCGGCAACGCGCCCTTCATCGTGTTCGAGGACGCCGACGTCGGCGCCGCCGTGGACGGCTTCATGGCCGCCAAGTTCAGGAACGGCGGCCAGACCTGCGTGTGCCCCAACCGCGTGTTCGTGCAGCGCCGCGTGTTCGAGGCGTTCGCCCACCAGCTCGCGGCGCGCGTGGCGGCGCTGCAGGTCGGCCCGGCCAGCGACCCGGCCTCGCAGATCGGCCCCATGATCAACGGCCGCGCCGTGCAGAAGATCGAGCGCCACGTGAATGACGCGGTGGCCAAGGGGGCGAAGGTGCTCACGGGCGGCAGGCGCCTGGCCGAGCTGGGCGCCACCTACTACGCGCCCACCGTGCTCGCCGGCGCCGACGCCACCATGGCCTGCGCCTGCGAAGAGACCTTCGGCCCCGTGGCGCCGCTGACCGTGTTCGACACCGAAGAGGAAGTGATCGCCGCCGCCAACGACACGCCCTTCGGGCTGGCCGCGTACTTCTACAGCCAGGACGTGCGCCGCATCTGGCGCGTGGCCGATGCGCTGGAGACGGGCATCGTGGGCGTCAACGAAGGGGCGCTGGCGGCGGAGGCCGCGCCGTTTGGCGGCGTGAAGGAGTCGGGCTACGGCCGCGAGGGCTCCACGCACGGCCTCGACGACTACCTGCACACCAAGTACGTCTGCCAGGGCGGGCTCGATTGA
- a CDS encoding UxaA family hydrolase, which yields MNAPTAPGLLASPLLHLHPHDNVLVAKTALALGQEIPELGVRTRAQVPAGHKIAARRIAEGEQVKKYDTVIGVATRDLEPGDYVHSHNLRLVEHYRDPAFGADVRPVAYVPEGERATFQGFVRADGGVGTRNFIGILSSVNCSATVIKNIAAHFTPERLADFPHVDGVAAFAQTSGCGMSSPSEHFDVLRRTLAGYARHPNLAGVLIVGLGCERNQVASLVESQGLQEGKLMRTLVMQDVGGTRATIAAGIAAIEEMLPIANQARRSTVSASHLKIGLECGGSDGFSGITANPALGAAMDILVRHGGTAILSETPEIHGVEFMLTRRAISPAVGQKLLDRLAWWERYTAGQNAQFNGVVGHGNQAGGLANIFEKSLGSAMKGGTTPLRAVYEYAEPITEHGFVFMDSPGYDPVASTGQIASGAQLICFTTGRGSMFGSKPAPTIKLASNTPMYQRLEEDMDINCGVIVDGECSVPEMGRKIFEQILRHASGEATKSEALGLGDHEFVPWHLGIVS from the coding sequence ATGAACGCCCCCACGGCCCCCGGCCTGCTCGCCAGCCCGCTGCTGCACCTGCACCCCCACGACAACGTGCTCGTCGCCAAGACGGCGCTGGCGCTGGGGCAGGAGATTCCCGAACTCGGCGTGCGCACGCGCGCCCAGGTGCCCGCGGGCCACAAGATCGCCGCGCGCCGCATCGCCGAGGGCGAGCAGGTCAAGAAGTACGACACCGTGATCGGCGTCGCCACGCGCGACCTGGAGCCCGGCGACTACGTGCACAGCCACAACCTGCGGCTGGTGGAGCACTACCGCGACCCGGCGTTTGGCGCCGACGTGCGGCCCGTGGCGTACGTGCCCGAGGGCGAGCGCGCCACCTTCCAGGGCTTCGTGCGCGCGGACGGCGGCGTGGGCACGCGCAACTTCATCGGCATCCTGTCGTCGGTGAACTGCTCGGCCACCGTGATCAAGAACATCGCCGCGCACTTCACGCCCGAGCGCCTGGCCGACTTTCCGCACGTGGACGGCGTGGCCGCCTTCGCGCAGACCAGCGGCTGCGGCATGTCCTCGCCCAGCGAGCACTTCGACGTGCTGCGCCGCACGCTGGCGGGCTATGCGCGCCACCCCAACCTGGCGGGCGTGCTCATCGTGGGCCTGGGCTGCGAGCGCAACCAGGTCGCCTCCCTGGTGGAGTCGCAAGGGCTGCAGGAAGGCAAGCTCATGCGCACGCTGGTGATGCAGGACGTGGGCGGCACGCGCGCCACCATCGCGGCGGGCATCGCGGCCATCGAGGAGATGCTGCCCATCGCCAACCAGGCGCGGCGCAGCACCGTGAGCGCGAGCCACCTCAAGATCGGACTGGAATGCGGCGGCTCGGACGGTTTCTCGGGCATCACCGCCAACCCCGCGCTGGGCGCGGCCATGGACATCCTGGTGCGCCACGGCGGCACGGCCATCCTGTCGGAAACGCCCGAGATCCACGGCGTGGAGTTCATGCTCACGCGCCGCGCCATCAGCCCCGCCGTGGGCCAGAAGCTGCTGGACCGCCTGGCCTGGTGGGAACGCTACACCGCGGGCCAGAACGCCCAGTTCAACGGCGTGGTGGGCCATGGCAACCAGGCCGGCGGCCTGGCCAACATCTTCGAGAAGTCGCTGGGCTCGGCCATGAAGGGCGGCACCACGCCGCTGCGCGCGGTGTACGAATACGCCGAACCCATCACCGAGCATGGCTTCGTGTTCATGGACTCGCCCGGCTACGACCCCGTGGCCTCCACCGGCCAGATCGCCAGCGGCGCGCAGCTCATCTGCTTCACCACGGGGCGCGGCTCCATGTTCGGCAGCAAGCCCGCGCCCACCATCAAGCTGGCCAGCAACACGCCCATGTACCAGCGCCTCGAAGAGGACATGGACATCAACTGCGGCGTGATCGTGGACGGCGAATGCAGCGTGCCCGAGATGGGCCGGAAGATCTTCGAGCAGATCCTGCGCCACGCGAGCGGCGAGGCCACCAAGAGCGAGGCCCTGGGCCTGGGCGACCACGAGTTCGTGCCCTGGCACCTGGGCATCGTGTCCTGA
- a CDS encoding tripartite tricarboxylate transporter substrate binding protein, with protein sequence MHNTPRIARRQFVLGALSASALTATPSGSLFAQAWPERPLTFICPWPAGGTADQSMRALCAVAGRVLGQSIAVENKVGASGMIGAKALASARPDGYTVGQIPISVTRFSQLGTLQADPRKDFTYLARTSGQTFGIAVPASSPFKTLKDFVQHAKAHPGKVTYAHAGVGGATHVGMEEFAGAAGIQLNHVPYKGGAEALQGVLGGHVDALADSSSWAPHVEAGKLRLLATWGEQRTARFKEVPTLRESGYDVVVDAPNGIGAPRGLDPAIAARLREAFKQAVASPEFKAVADKLDAPLLYLDGPDYEKYVNTVYAKETVLIEKLKLRELMRS encoded by the coding sequence ATGCACAACACCCCCCGCATCGCAAGGCGCCAGTTCGTGCTGGGCGCATTGAGCGCCAGCGCACTGACGGCCACCCCGTCCGGCAGCCTTTTCGCCCAGGCCTGGCCCGAGCGCCCCCTCACCTTCATCTGCCCCTGGCCCGCGGGCGGCACGGCCGACCAGTCGATGCGCGCGCTGTGCGCGGTGGCGGGCCGGGTGCTGGGCCAGAGCATCGCGGTGGAAAACAAGGTGGGCGCGTCCGGCATGATCGGCGCCAAGGCGCTGGCCTCGGCCAGGCCCGACGGCTACACCGTCGGCCAGATCCCGATCTCGGTCACGCGCTTCTCGCAGCTGGGCACGCTGCAGGCCGACCCGCGCAAGGACTTCACCTACCTCGCGCGCACCTCGGGCCAGACCTTCGGCATCGCCGTGCCCGCCAGCTCGCCGTTCAAGACGCTCAAGGACTTCGTGCAGCACGCCAAGGCCCACCCCGGCAAGGTGACCTATGCCCACGCCGGCGTGGGCGGCGCCACGCATGTGGGCATGGAGGAGTTCGCGGGCGCCGCGGGCATCCAGCTCAACCACGTGCCCTACAAGGGCGGCGCCGAGGCGCTGCAGGGCGTGCTGGGCGGCCACGTGGACGCGCTCGCCGACTCCAGCTCGTGGGCGCCGCATGTGGAGGCCGGCAAGCTGCGCCTGCTGGCCACCTGGGGCGAGCAGCGCACGGCCCGCTTCAAGGAGGTCCCGACGCTGCGCGAATCCGGTTATGACGTGGTGGTGGACGCTCCCAACGGCATCGGCGCGCCCCGGGGCCTGGACCCCGCCATCGCCGCCCGGCTGCGTGAAGCCTTCAAGCAGGCCGTGGCCAGCCCCGAATTCAAGGCCGTGGCCGACAAGCTCGACGCGCCGCTGCTGTACCTGGACGGCCCTGACTACGAAAAGTACGTGAACACGGTCTACGCCAAGGAGACCGTGCTCATCGAAAAACTCAAGCTGCGAGAGCTGATGCGCAGTTGA
- a CDS encoding LysR substrate-binding domain-containing protein — MAKIDRVLRSNLKLRHLQMLVALDQFRHLGRAAEFLSVTQPAVSKTLAEIERMFGLPLFERSTRGTEPTAAGASVVRFARSVLAGYDRTRDEIAAEASGAVGRTSVGAMVAATPVLLAQAVELLKARSRRTTVLIDEGDLTRLLPKLRLGELDLFVGRLEPGYASPDLETEALYGDPMVAVAHPTHPLARKRKVGWAEVAAQPCVLPPPWASLRVKLEQQFFAHGLHPPQDIIESASFLSQISFVQQRGAVAFMARTVGRHYAAQGLVAVLALPVPVDLPPVGLITLRGQRPTPTTGLLVECLREVAAGIQGKGTRRPR, encoded by the coding sequence ATGGCCAAGATCGACCGCGTACTGCGCTCCAACCTCAAGCTGCGCCACCTGCAGATGCTCGTGGCGCTCGACCAGTTCCGCCACCTGGGCCGCGCGGCGGAGTTCCTGTCGGTCACGCAGCCGGCGGTCTCCAAGACGCTGGCCGAGATCGAGCGCATGTTCGGCCTGCCGCTGTTCGAGCGCTCCACGCGCGGCACCGAGCCCACGGCCGCGGGCGCGAGCGTGGTGCGCTTCGCCCGTTCGGTGCTGGCGGGGTATGACCGCACGCGCGACGAAATCGCCGCCGAGGCCAGTGGTGCCGTGGGCCGCACCAGCGTGGGGGCCATGGTGGCGGCCACGCCGGTGCTGCTGGCGCAGGCGGTGGAGCTGCTCAAGGCGCGGTCCCGCCGCACCACGGTGCTGATCGACGAAGGGGACCTCACGCGCCTGCTGCCCAAGCTGCGCCTGGGCGAGCTGGACCTGTTCGTGGGCCGCCTGGAGCCCGGCTATGCCTCGCCCGACCTGGAGACCGAGGCCCTGTATGGCGACCCCATGGTGGCCGTGGCGCACCCCACGCACCCTTTGGCCCGCAAGCGCAAGGTCGGGTGGGCCGAGGTGGCCGCGCAGCCGTGCGTGCTGCCCCCACCCTGGGCGTCGCTGCGGGTGAAGCTGGAACAGCAGTTCTTCGCGCACGGCCTGCACCCGCCGCAGGACATCATCGAATCGGCGTCCTTCCTGTCGCAGATCAGCTTCGTCCAGCAGCGCGGCGCCGTGGCCTTCATGGCGCGCACGGTGGGCCGGCATTACGCCGCGCAGGGGCTGGTGGCCGTGCTTGCGCTGCCCGTGCCGGTGGACCTGCCTCCCGTGGGGCTGATCACGCTGCGCGGGCAAAGGCCCACACCCACCACGGGATTGCTGGTGGAATGCTTGCGGGAGGTGGCTGCGGGCATCCAGGGAAAGGGAACGCGGCGGCCGCGGTGA